One window of Streptomyces sp. FIT100 genomic DNA carries:
- the glmM gene encoding phosphoglucosamine mutase: MGRLFGTDGVRGVANADLTAELALGLSVAAAHVLAEAGTFEGHRPTAVVGRDPRASGEFLESAVVAGLASAGVDVLRVGVLPTPAVAYLTGALGADLGVMLSASHNAMPDNGIKFFARGGHKLADELEDRIEAVYEEHRTGAPWDRPTGAGVGRVHDYDEGFDKYVAHLIAVLPNRLDGLKVVLDEAHGAAARVSPEAFARAGAEVVTIGAEPDGLNINDNCGSTHLDLLKAAVVDHQADFGIAHDGDADRCLAVDAAGNEVDGDQILAVLALAMREAGTLRGDTVVATVMSNLGFKLAMEREGVALVQTAVGDRYVLESMKEHGFALGGEQSGHVIVLDHATTGDGTLTGLMLAARVVATGRSLADLASVMDRLPQVLINVPDVDRARVSTSAELATAVADAEQELGATGRVLLRPSGTEPLVRVMVEAADIEQARSVAGRLADAVKSALG, from the coding sequence GTGGGACGACTCTTCGGCACGGACGGTGTGCGCGGTGTCGCCAACGCGGATCTGACGGCGGAGCTCGCGCTCGGTCTGTCGGTCGCCGCGGCGCACGTACTCGCCGAGGCGGGCACGTTTGAGGGCCATCGGCCGACGGCGGTGGTCGGGCGTGATCCCCGCGCATCCGGAGAGTTCCTGGAGTCCGCCGTCGTGGCGGGTCTCGCGAGCGCGGGCGTGGACGTCCTGCGCGTCGGTGTGCTGCCCACCCCCGCGGTGGCGTACCTCACCGGCGCGCTGGGCGCCGACCTCGGCGTGATGCTGTCCGCGAGCCACAACGCCATGCCCGACAACGGGATCAAGTTCTTCGCGCGCGGCGGCCACAAGCTCGCGGACGAGCTGGAGGACCGGATCGAGGCCGTCTACGAGGAGCACCGCACCGGCGCGCCCTGGGACCGTCCGACGGGTGCCGGCGTCGGCCGAGTGCACGACTACGACGAGGGCTTCGACAAGTACGTCGCCCATCTGATCGCGGTCCTGCCGAACCGGCTCGACGGGCTCAAGGTCGTCCTCGACGAGGCGCACGGCGCCGCGGCCCGGGTCTCGCCCGAGGCGTTCGCGCGAGCCGGGGCGGAGGTCGTCACGATCGGCGCCGAGCCGGACGGCCTCAACATCAACGACAACTGCGGCTCCACCCACCTGGACCTGCTCAAGGCCGCGGTCGTCGACCACCAGGCCGACTTCGGCATCGCCCACGACGGCGACGCCGACCGCTGCCTCGCCGTGGACGCGGCGGGCAACGAGGTCGACGGCGACCAGATCCTGGCCGTGCTGGCCCTGGCCATGCGCGAGGCGGGCACGCTGCGCGGGGACACGGTCGTGGCGACCGTCATGTCGAACCTCGGCTTCAAGCTGGCCATGGAGCGCGAGGGTGTGGCGCTCGTGCAGACCGCGGTCGGCGACCGGTACGTCCTGGAGTCGATGAAGGAGCACGGCTTCGCGCTGGGCGGCGAGCAGTCCGGCCATGTGATCGTGCTGGACCACGCGACGACGGGTGACGGGACGCTCACCGGTCTGATGCTGGCGGCACGGGTCGTGGCGACGGGACGCTCGCTGGCCGACCTCGCCTCCGTGATGGACCGGCTTCCGCAGGTCCTGATCAACGTCCCCGACGTGGACAGGGCGAGGGTGTCGACGTCGGCGGAGCTGGCGACGGCGGTCGCCGACGCGGAGCAGGAGCTCGGTGCCACGGGCCGGGTGCTGCTGCGCCCGTCCGGTACGGAGCCTCTCGTGCGCGTCATGGTCGAGGCCGCGGACATCGAGCAGGCCCGCTCGGTGGCCGGCCGCCTGGCCGACGCGGTGAAGTCGGCACTGGGCTAG
- a CDS encoding S9 family peptidase — MTDVFGDRASGPTRRSALAGLVGGAGAVLAAGCTPSGVSPANAPTPAGTASPSAPAGGPTPGVMTLFKDPGFNFNGLLALGGSGQGSAEVGEVLTAVNTINKAGLSSQSYVETFKKLGDELMDAPEGPRPDDQTTRFRALRAAQYYGQALFFVLGSDNPGSEEQLYKSGRGAWDAFCKLCDPAPVTANVAYGRTPMPVWFFRPEETDQRRRTVILTNGSDGQNVDMWTYGVLAALDRGWNALVYDGPGQGQLLFVDQVIFTPRWENVVTPLVDWLSTRPDVDTGKIALTGLSMAGDLAPRAAAFESRIAALVAMPGCLSPWLGFPAEIREILTPSKQETNNIWNKEVVPELPPADAATMKKRFEPFSVQAMLDARDGKMFTDFYTPARRVEALDITGVVDRIKMPTLVLDYEDEQFYPGQPRQMFDKLTSPKDYVKLTAATGAQLHCSPMAPQQHCEVVFDWLDETLSAG; from the coding sequence ATGACGGACGTATTTGGTGACCGCGCATCCGGGCCCACCCGTCGCTCGGCGCTCGCCGGGCTCGTCGGCGGGGCCGGTGCCGTGCTGGCCGCCGGCTGCACACCGTCGGGGGTGTCGCCGGCGAACGCGCCCACCCCCGCCGGTACGGCGTCGCCCTCCGCCCCGGCGGGCGGTCCCACACCCGGGGTGATGACCCTCTTCAAGGACCCCGGCTTCAACTTCAACGGCCTCCTCGCGCTCGGCGGGTCCGGTCAGGGCTCCGCCGAGGTGGGCGAGGTGCTCACCGCCGTGAACACGATCAACAAGGCCGGCCTCTCCTCGCAGTCGTACGTCGAGACCTTCAAGAAGCTCGGCGACGAGCTGATGGACGCGCCCGAGGGCCCCCGGCCCGACGACCAGACCACGCGCTTCCGTGCGCTGAGGGCCGCCCAGTACTACGGCCAGGCGCTGTTCTTCGTGCTCGGCTCCGACAACCCCGGCAGCGAGGAGCAGCTGTACAAGTCCGGGCGCGGCGCCTGGGACGCGTTCTGCAAGCTGTGCGATCCGGCACCGGTGACGGCGAACGTCGCATACGGCAGGACCCCGATGCCGGTGTGGTTCTTCCGGCCGGAGGAGACCGACCAGCGCCGCCGCACCGTGATCCTCACGAACGGCAGCGACGGACAGAACGTCGACATGTGGACCTACGGTGTCCTGGCGGCCCTGGACCGTGGCTGGAACGCCCTTGTGTACGACGGGCCGGGCCAGGGGCAGCTGCTCTTCGTCGACCAGGTGATCTTCACGCCGCGCTGGGAGAACGTGGTCACCCCGCTCGTCGACTGGCTCTCCACCCGCCCGGACGTGGACACGGGCAAGATCGCCCTGACCGGGCTCAGTATGGCGGGGGACCTCGCCCCCCGGGCCGCGGCCTTCGAGAGCCGGATCGCCGCTCTGGTGGCGATGCCGGGCTGTCTGTCGCCCTGGCTGGGCTTCCCGGCGGAGATCCGGGAGATCCTCACCCCGAGCAAGCAGGAGACCAACAACATCTGGAACAAGGAGGTGGTCCCCGAGCTGCCTCCGGCCGATGCCGCGACGATGAAGAAGCGCTTCGAGCCGTTCTCCGTGCAGGCGATGCTCGACGCCCGCGACGGCAAGATGTTCACCGACTTCTACACCCCCGCCCGGCGCGTCGAGGCGCTGGACATCACCGGCGTCGTGGACCGCATCAAGATGCCGACGCTGGTCCTGGACTACGAGGACGAGCAGTTCTACCCGGGCCAGCCGCGGCAGATGTTCGACAAGCTGACCTCGCCCAAGGACTACGTGAAGCTCACCGCGGCCACCGGCGCGCAGCTGCACTGCTCACCGATGGCGCCGCAGCAGCACTGCGAGGTCGTCTTCGACTGGCTGGACGAGACCCTGTCGGCGGGCTGA
- a CDS encoding DUF389 domain-containing protein encodes MLHLRLIVPPDRTDEVVRTVEKTVGATHLAVMTGAARNPSGDLVLCDVAREAGDELIGRLRDLGLDRDGSIAVDSIDLSLSHRADKAAEDAPGEGADAVLWEHLTDATHEESTLSVTYLAFLTLATMIAACGVVLDNAILIVGAMAVGPEFGPLAGFSTAVVQRLPRLAWRSLVALIAGFAVAMVVTVAFSYFMNGIGLFEGSMLAAERPNTNFIYRPDAFSFVVAVLAGIAGTLSLTSAKSGALVGVAISVTTVPAAANAAVAFSYSEYQQAWGSSEQLLLNLLGIILAGTLTLFVQKWLWKSQRRRAAQRRSAH; translated from the coding sequence GTGCTGCACCTGCGCCTGATCGTCCCGCCCGACCGCACGGACGAGGTCGTCAGGACCGTCGAGAAGACGGTCGGCGCCACCCATCTCGCCGTCATGACGGGCGCCGCCCGCAACCCGTCGGGCGATCTGGTGCTCTGCGACGTGGCCCGCGAGGCCGGCGACGAGCTGATCGGCCGTCTTCGGGACCTCGGGCTCGACCGGGACGGCTCGATCGCCGTCGACAGCATCGACCTCTCGCTGTCCCACCGCGCCGACAAGGCGGCGGAGGACGCCCCGGGCGAGGGCGCGGACGCGGTGCTGTGGGAGCACCTGACGGACGCGACCCACGAGGAGTCGACGCTCTCCGTCACGTATCTGGCGTTCCTGACGCTGGCGACGATGATCGCCGCATGCGGTGTGGTGCTGGACAACGCCATCCTCATCGTGGGCGCGATGGCCGTCGGCCCCGAGTTCGGCCCGCTCGCCGGCTTCAGCACGGCCGTGGTGCAGCGGCTGCCGCGGCTGGCGTGGCGCTCCCTGGTGGCGCTGATCGCGGGCTTCGCGGTGGCGATGGTGGTGACGGTGGCGTTCAGCTACTTCATGAACGGGATCGGCCTCTTCGAGGGCTCGATGCTGGCGGCGGAGCGGCCCAACACCAACTTCATCTACCGCCCCGACGCGTTCTCCTTCGTCGTCGCCGTGCTCGCCGGCATCGCCGGCACCCTGTCGCTGACCTCGGCCAAGTCGGGCGCGCTGGTCGGCGTGGCGATCTCCGTGACGACGGTGCCGGCCGCGGCGAACGCGGCGGTGGCGTTCAGCTACAGCGAGTACCAGCAGGCGTGGGGCTCCAGCGAGCAGCTGCTGCTCAATCTGCTCGGCATCATCCTGGCCGGGACGCTGACGCTGTTCGTCCAGAAATGGCTGTGGAAGAGCCAGCGGCGGCGCGCGGCGCAGCGCCGGTCGGCCCACTGA
- the coaA gene encoding type I pantothenate kinase: MITSPPRSRRTERTETSPYVDLTREEWSALRDRTPLPLTAAEVEQLRGLGDVIDLDEVRDIYLPLSRLLNLYVGATANLRGALNTFLGEAGNGHGTQRGTPFVIGVAGSVAVGKSTVARLLQALLARWPEHPRVELVTTDGFLHPMKELQDRGLMSRKGFPESYDRRALTRFVADIKAGKDEVTAPVYSHLIYDIVPGERLTVRRPDILIVEGLNVLQPALPGKDGRTRVGLADYFDFSVYVDARSEDIERWYLNRFRKLRATAFQDPSSYFRKYTQVSEEEALEYARTMWRTINGVNLLENVAPTRGRATLVVRKGPDHKVQRLSLRKL, translated from the coding sequence GTGATCACTTCGCCGCCACGAAGCCGCAGGACCGAGAGGACAGAGACGTCCCCCTACGTCGACCTCACCCGTGAGGAGTGGAGCGCGCTCCGCGACAGGACCCCGCTGCCCCTCACCGCCGCCGAGGTCGAGCAGTTGCGGGGCCTCGGCGACGTCATCGACCTCGACGAGGTGCGGGACATCTATCTGCCGCTCTCCCGGCTGCTCAATCTGTACGTCGGCGCCACCGCCAACCTCCGGGGCGCGCTCAACACCTTCCTCGGCGAGGCCGGCAACGGCCACGGCACCCAGCGCGGCACGCCCTTCGTCATAGGCGTCGCGGGCTCCGTCGCCGTCGGCAAGTCCACCGTCGCCCGCCTCCTGCAGGCGCTGCTCGCCCGCTGGCCCGAGCACCCCCGGGTGGAGCTCGTCACCACCGACGGCTTCCTCCACCCGATGAAGGAGCTCCAGGACCGGGGCCTGATGTCGCGGAAGGGCTTCCCCGAGTCCTACGACCGCCGCGCGCTGACCCGCTTCGTCGCCGACATCAAGGCCGGCAAGGACGAGGTCACGGCGCCGGTCTACTCGCACCTCATCTACGACATCGTGCCCGGCGAGCGGCTCACCGTCCGCCGCCCCGACATCCTGATCGTCGAGGGCCTCAACGTCCTCCAGCCCGCCCTCCCCGGCAAGGACGGCCGCACCCGCGTCGGGCTCGCCGACTACTTCGACTTCTCCGTGTACGTCGACGCGCGGTCCGAGGACATCGAGCGCTGGTACCTCAACCGCTTCCGCAAGCTGCGCGCGACCGCCTTCCAGGACCCGTCCTCGTACTTCCGCAAGTACACCCAGGTGTCGGAGGAGGAGGCGCTGGAGTACGCGCGCACCATGTGGCGCACGATCAACGGGGTCAATCTGCTGGAGAACGTCGCACCCACCAGGGGCCGTGCCACGCTGGTCGTGCGCAAGGGCCCCGACCACAAGGTCCAGCGCCTGTCCCTTCGCAAACTCTGA
- the glmS gene encoding glutamine--fructose-6-phosphate transaminase (isomerizing), protein MCGIVGYVGAQSALDVVITGLKRLEYRGYDSAGVAVLADGGLAAAKKAGKLLNLEKELVDRPLPSGSTGIGHTRWATHGAPNDANAHPHLDNAGRVAVVHNGIIENFAELRAELAERGHSLDSDTDTEVVAHLLAEAHSSCGELAEAMRLVCRRLEGAFTLVAVHADEPDVVVGARRNSPLVVGVGDGEAFLASDVAAFIAYTRSAIELGQDQVVELRRESVTVTDFDGAPAEVRSYHVDWDASAAEKGGYDYFMLKEIAEQPKAVGDTLLGRIDASGSLTLDELRIPHGVLREAQKVVIVACGTAFHAGLIAKYAIEHWTRIPCEVELASEFRYRDPILDQRTLVIAISQSGETMDTLMALRHAREQGAKVLAICNTNGSTIPRESDAVLYTHAGPEVAVASTKAFLTQLVACYLVALYLGQVRGTKWGDEIRAVIRDLSQIAGEVDRVLETMEPVRELARSLSRKNTVLFLGRHVGYPVALEGALKLKELAYMHAEGFAAGELKHGPIALIENDLPVVIVVPSPRSRSVLHDKIVSNIQEIRARGARTIVIAEEGDEAVEPYADHLIRIPATPALLQPLVATVPLQVFACELATARGNEVDQPRNLAKSVTVE, encoded by the coding sequence ATGTGCGGAATCGTGGGTTATGTGGGAGCGCAGTCCGCGCTCGATGTCGTCATCACCGGGCTCAAGCGGCTCGAATACCGGGGCTACGACTCGGCAGGTGTGGCCGTACTCGCCGACGGAGGGCTCGCCGCCGCCAAGAAGGCCGGCAAGCTGCTCAATCTGGAGAAGGAGCTCGTCGACCGGCCGCTGCCGAGCGGCTCGACGGGCATCGGGCACACCCGGTGGGCCACCCACGGAGCGCCCAACGACGCCAACGCGCATCCTCATCTGGACAACGCGGGGCGGGTCGCCGTCGTCCACAACGGCATCATCGAGAACTTCGCCGAGCTGCGGGCCGAGCTCGCCGAGCGCGGACACAGCCTCGACTCCGACACGGACACCGAAGTGGTCGCCCATCTGCTGGCCGAGGCCCACTCCTCGTGCGGCGAACTCGCGGAGGCGATGCGGCTGGTGTGCCGGCGCCTCGAAGGCGCGTTCACCCTGGTCGCGGTGCACGCGGACGAGCCGGACGTGGTCGTCGGCGCCCGCCGCAACTCGCCGCTCGTGGTGGGCGTCGGGGACGGGGAGGCGTTCCTGGCCTCGGACGTCGCCGCGTTCATCGCGTACACGCGGTCGGCGATCGAGCTCGGCCAGGACCAGGTCGTCGAACTGCGGCGTGAGAGCGTCACGGTGACCGACTTCGACGGCGCGCCGGCCGAGGTGCGGTCGTACCACGTGGACTGGGATGCCTCCGCCGCCGAGAAGGGCGGCTACGACTACTTCATGCTCAAGGAGATCGCCGAGCAGCCGAAGGCGGTCGGGGACACCCTCCTCGGGCGGATCGACGCGAGCGGATCACTGACCCTGGACGAGCTGCGGATCCCGCACGGGGTGCTCAGGGAGGCGCAGAAGGTCGTGATCGTGGCGTGCGGTACGGCGTTCCACGCCGGGCTCATCGCCAAGTACGCCATCGAGCACTGGACGCGTATCCCCTGCGAGGTGGAGCTGGCCAGCGAGTTCCGCTACCGGGACCCGATCCTGGACCAGCGCACGCTCGTGATCGCGATCTCCCAGTCCGGCGAGACCATGGACACGCTGATGGCGCTGCGGCACGCGCGCGAACAGGGCGCGAAGGTGCTGGCCATCTGCAACACCAACGGCTCGACGATCCCGCGCGAGTCCGACGCGGTGCTCTACACACACGCGGGGCCCGAGGTCGCCGTCGCGTCGACCAAGGCGTTCCTGACCCAGCTGGTCGCCTGCTACCTGGTCGCCCTCTACCTGGGCCAGGTCCGGGGCACCAAGTGGGGCGACGAGATCCGGGCCGTCATCCGCGACCTGTCGCAGATCGCGGGGGAAGTGGACCGGGTCCTGGAGACCATGGAGCCGGTCCGGGAACTGGCCCGCTCGCTGTCCCGCAAGAACACGGTGCTGTTCCTGGGCCGGCACGTCGGCTACCCGGTCGCCCTGGAGGGCGCGCTGAAGCTGAAGGAACTGGCGTACATGCACGCCGAGGGCTTCGCGGCGGGCGAGCTCAAGCACGGCCCGATCGCCCTCATCGAGAACGATCTGCCGGTGGTGATCGTCGTTCCGTCGCCGCGCAGCCGGTCCGTTCTGCACGACAAGATCGTGTCGAACATCCAGGAGATCCGCGCCCGGGGCGCCCGGACCATCGTGATCGCGGAGGAGGGCGACGAGGCGGTCGAGCCGTACGCGGACCACCTCATCCGCATCCCGGCGACGCCGGCGCTGCTGCAACCGCTGGTCGCGACGGTCCCGTTGCAGGTGTTCGCGTGCGAGCTGGCGACGGCGCGGGGCAACGAGGTGGACCAGCCGCGGAACCTGGCGAAGTCGGTCACCGTCGAATGA